The following coding sequences lie in one Sorghum bicolor cultivar BTx623 chromosome 6, Sorghum_bicolor_NCBIv3, whole genome shotgun sequence genomic window:
- the LOC8069448 gene encoding nucleotide pyrophosphatase/phosphodiesterase, which produces MRPEGAARLAWLLLLAAAAAGHGGVQPLSRIAIHRARVALDASAAVRASPELLGTKGEDTAWVNVDFITPHPSDDDWIGVFSPSNFNASTCPGSHGSGPGPVICSAPIKYQFANYSSDFGKSGKGALKFQLINQRQDFSFALFTGGLSNPKLIAVSNAIAFANPKSPVYPRLAQGKSWNEMTVSWTSGYDINEAYPFVEWGIKWSPAVRTAAGTVTFDRDSICGEPARSVGWRDPGFIHTAFLTDLWPNKEYYYKIGHMLPDGNVVWGKLSSFKAPPYPGQKSLQRVVILGDMGKAERDGSNEYANYQPGSLNTTDTLIKDLDNIDIVFHIGDISYANGYISQWDQFTQQVEEITSRVPYMIASGNHERDWPNSGSYFNGTDSGGECGVLAETMYYTPTENRANYWYSTDYGMFRFCVADSEHDWREGTEQYKLIENCLATVDRKKQPWLIFIAHRVLGYSSGYFYGRDGSFAEPMSRQSLQKLWQKYRVDLAFYGHVHNYERTCPVYEEQCMSSEKFHYSGTMNGTIHVVVGGGGSHLSNFTIQVPAWSVYREMDYGFVKLTAFNYSSLLYEYKRSSDGEVYDSFTLHREYRDVLACVKDSCPPTLKST; this is translated from the exons GGCGAAGATACTGCCTGGGTGAACGTTGATTTTATTACTCCCCATCcaagtgatgatgattggaTCGGCGTATTTTCTCCTTCAAACTTCAA CGCGTCCACATGCCCTGGTTCTCACGGATCTGGCCCAGGTCCTGTGATATGCTCAGCACCAATAAAG TATCAGTTTGCAAATTACTCATCAGATTTTGGAAAGTCTGGGAAAGGGGCACTGAAGTTCCAGCTGATCAACCAGCGGCAAGACTTTTCATTTGCACTGTTCACCGGTGGACTCTCGAAT CCGAAACTTATTGCAGTGTCGAATGCCATTGCTTTTGCAAACCCAAAGTCTCCAGTTTATCCACGCCTAGCACAAGGAAAATCCTGGAATGAG ATGACTGTATCATGGACAAGTGGCTATGATATAAATGAGGCATATCCCTTTGTCGAATGGGGAATAAAATGGAGCCCCGCGGTACGCACTGCAGCTGGCACCGTCACTTTTGATCGTGATAGCATCTGCG GAGAACCTGCTCGATCTGTTGGTTGGAGAGATCCTGGTTTCATACACACAGCTTTCCTAACAGACTTATGGCCAAATAAAGA GTACTACTACAAAATTGGTCATATGCTGCCAGATGGAAATGTTGTTTGGGGCAAGTTGTCGTCCTTCAAGGCACCTCCTTATCCTGGACAGAAGTCGCTGCAGCGTGTTGTTATTTTAGGAGATATGGGAAAG GCTGAGAGGGATGGAAGCAATGAATACGCCAACTACCAGCCTGGGTCACTTAACACTACTGATACACTAATCAAGGACCTTGACAACATAGACATAGTGTTCCACATTGGCGACATTAGCTACGCCAATGGGTACATTTCACAATGGGATCAGTTCACACAACAAGTGGAAGAGATCACTTCACGAGTCCCTTACATGATTGCGAG TGGGAATCATGAACGAGATTGGCCCAACAGTGGGTCATACTTCAATGGAACAGACTCTGGAGGGGAGTGTGGTGTGTTAGCTGAGACCATGTACTATACGCCAACAGAAAACAGAGCAAACTACTG GTACTCTACAGATTATGGCATGTTCCGGTTCTGCGTTGCGGACAGCGAGCACGACTGGCGGGAAGGCACGGAGCAGTACAAACTCATCGAGAACTGCCTCGCGACGGTCGACCGAAAGAAACAGCCGTGGCTGATATTCATCGCTCATCGCGTCCTCGGCTACTCCTCCGGTTACTTCTACGGCAGAGACGGATCGTTTGCTGAGCCAATGTCCCGGCAAAGCCTCCAGAAGCTCTGGCAGAAGTATAGGGTGGACTTGGCGTTCTACGGCCATGTCCACAACTACGAGAGGACATGCCCTGTCTATGAG GAACAATGCATGAGCTCAGAGAAGTTCCACTACTCGGGCACCATGAACGGCACCATCCACGTAGTCGTTGGGGGCGGCGGCAGCCACCTGAGCAACTTCACAATCCAGGTCCCGGCGTGGAGCGTATACAGGGAGATGGACTACGGCTTCGTCAAGCTCACGGCGTTCAATTACTCGTCCCTTCTGTACGAGTACAAACGGTCCAGCGATGGCGAGGTGTACGATAGCTTCACTTTGCACAGAGAGTACAGGGACGTGTTAGCGTGCGTCAAGGACAGCTGCCCTCCGACTTTAAAATCGACATGA